GTCCTGCCGGTCAATGCCAAACGCACGCCAGACCCTTTCGATGGTGGCCGGGCGGGTGCGCTCATCCAGCGTGATGCCGATTGCGGTGCGCCCCACGGCGCGCAGGTTGATGCCTTCGTCCACCGCCGACTTGATCACCGCCGATTGCAGCGGCCCCACATCCACCGTGATCGTGTCAAAGAACGTGGCCGGGCGCACGTCAAAGCCACCCTGCTTCAACCCCTCGGCCAGACGGGCGGTCTTGCGGTGGATGCGCTGCGCAATGGCGCGCAATCCGTCCGGGCCGTGAAACACGCCATAGAACCCGGCCATGACGGCCAACAGCGCCTGCGCGGTACAGACGTTCGACGTGGCCTTTTCGCGCCGGATGTGCTGTTCGCGGGTCTGCAGCGACAGCCGGTAGGCCCGGTTGCCCAGGCTGTCGACAGACACGCCCACGATCCGGCCCGGCATGTTGCGTGCAAACTCGGCCCGGGTCGCCATGTAGGCCGCGTGCGGTCCGCCATAGCCAATGGGCACCCCAAACCGCTGCGTCGTCCCGACGGCGATGTCGGCGCCCATGGCCCCCGGCTCTTTCAGCAGGGTCAGCGACAGCGGATCGGCCGACATGATGCCGATGGCCTTGTGGGCATGCAGCTGTTCGATCTGGGCGGTGAAATCACGGATATGGCCATGGGTGCCGGGGTACTGGAAAATCGCCCCGAACACCGCGCCTGGATCCAGATCCGAGGGGGCACCCACCACAATCTCGATGCCCAGCGGCTGGGCGCGGGTGCGGATCACCGCGATATTCTGCGGATGACAGTTTTCATCGACGAAAAAGCCCGGCGCCTTCGACTTGCTGATGCGCTGCGCCATGGTCATCGCCTCGGCACAGGCCGTGGCCTCGTCCAGAAGGGACGCATTGGCAATCTCAAGGCCGGTCAGGTCCGACACCATGGTCTGAAAGTTCAACAGGGCTTCAAGACGGCCCTGGCTGATCTCGGGCTGGTACGGGGTATAGGCGGTGTACCAGGCCGGATTTTCCAGGATATTGCGCTGAATGGCCGGGGGCGTGACAGTGCCGTGGTACCCCTGCCCGATCAGCGATGTCAGAACCTTGTTCTTTGACGCGATCACGCGCATGTGGTGCAAAAGCTCGCGTTCCGACTTGGCCTTGCCGAACGCCAGCGGCGCGGCCTGCCGGATACCTGCGGGGATCGTGTCGGCGATCAGCGCATCCAGATCCTGCGCCCCCACCACGTCCAGCATCTCGTCCATCTCGGCGGGGGATGGCCCGATATGGCGCCGGTTCGCGAAATCATAGGGCAGATAGTCGGTGGGTTTGAAGGTCATCGGGCGGGGTCCTCAACCAATCAGCGCGGTGTAGGCCGCTTCGTCCAGAAAGGACTCCAGTTGCGATGGATCGGACGGCCTGATCTTGAAAAACCACCCCGCGCCCAGCGGGTCACTGTTGGCCAGGCTCGGATCATCGACAAGGGCGTCATTCACCTCCGTGATTTCGCCATCAAGGGGGGCCATGATGTCCGACGCGGCCTTGACGCTTTCAATGACCACGATTTCCTCGTCCTTGGTGACGGTTTCGCCAACCTCCGGCAACTCGACAAAGACCAGATCGCCCAGCTGTGTCGTGGCATGTTCGGTAATGCCCACGATAAACGTGTCGCCTTCGGCCAGCAGCCATTCGTGTTCTTCGGTGTATTTCATCGGGGGTCCCTCTTGGTTCATCGTTTGAAGTTGGCGGGTGTGAAAGGCAATTTGGTGACGGTCACAGGCAGGCGCCTGCCGCGCAGCTCTCCAAACAGCGTGGTGCCTGGGCGCGCGTAATCTGCGCTGACATGACCCATGGCGACCGGGCCCCCGACAGTCGGGCCGAACCCGCCCGAGGTTACGGTGCCAACAGGCTCTGCGCTGTCGTCGGTGTCGAACAGCGGCACGCCCTCCCGCATCGGCGCGCGGCCTTCCGGCACCAGGCCAACACGGCGATTTTCCACGCCGTCTTCGATCTGGCGCAGGATCCTGTCGGCACCGGGAAAGCCGCCCGCCCGATCACCGCCAACCCGGCGCACCTTTTGAATGACCCAGGTCAAACCGGCTTCGACAGGTGTGGTCATGGCGTCGATGTCATGACCGTACAGGCACAGCCCCGCCTCCAGCCGCAACGAATCGCGGGCGCCCAGCCCGATGGGTTCCACGTCGGGATCGGTCAGCAGGGCACGCGCCAGCGCCTCGGCCTCCTTTGCAGGAACGGAAATCTCGTACCCGTCCTCGCCGGTGTAACCGGATCGCGACACCCACGCCTCGACCCCGTTCAGATCCAGCGTCGCCACATCCATGAACGCCATGTCAGCGGCCCGCTGGTCAAGGCGTGCCAGCACCCGTTCTGCCGCCGGGCCCTGCAAGGCAAGCAAGGCCCGGTCGGTGATCTCGGTCACTGTCAGCGCAGGCTCCAGCGCGTCTTTCATCGCGGCGATGTCGGCGTCCTTGCAGGCGGCGTTCACCACCATGAACACATGATCGCCGCGATGCGCCAGCATCAGGTCATCTTCGATCCCGCCGTCTTCGTTTGTGAAAAACCCATAGCGCTGGCGCCCGTCGCCAAGGCCCAGAATGTCCACGGGGATCAGGGCCTCCAGCGCTGTCGCGGCCTCGGCATAGCGGGTGCCCTGCACGCGCACCTGCCCCATGTGGCTGACATCGAACAGGCCCGCCCTGGCGCGGGTGTGCAGGTGTTCCTTCATCACGCCCAGCGCGTATTGCACCGGCATCTCGTAGCCGGCAAATGGCACCATCTTGGCACCCAGCTCTGCATGTAACGCATAAAGCGGTGTCTGTCGCAGGCCTGTCATATCGCCATCGCCTTGTCCAAGCCGACGAGATTTTGGGAAAATCGCGCGGCACCACATGGGGCGCAGACAGGGGTCTGCGCGTCGGTGCCTCCTCTGTCCTGTGCGCCTGAGAACATTATCCCTTCGGCGGATGCGTGCGCATCACTCTCCAGAGTATCTGTCACCCGGCGTTGGTCCTGTGGCCTGAGAGTTTCCGAGGCAGTTGCTCCTTCGGCACCAGTGGTCTGGTTCTCCCAACGTCAAGCGTTGCGAGTTTCGTATCGGAAACATTCAAGCCAAGGCAAGAGAATTCTTGCCCCGCGCCCGTTGGGCATGGTGCGGCGCGGTCTGCGGTCGGGCGGGATGCGGTCAGGCAGCCGTCTTGCGGCCCAGAAGCCAGACAAAGAACACGCCGCCCACCAGGCCGGTGACAATGCCGATGGGCATGTCTTCGGGGGCCATGACGGTGCGGGCCGCGATATCGGCCCAAAGCAGGAAAATGGCCCCGATCAGGGCAGAGCCCGGCAGGACGCGCCGGTAATCGCCGCCCACCAGCATCCGCACCACATGGGGCACCATCAAGCCGACAAAGCCGATGATCCCCGAAAAGGCGACCATCACACCGGTGATCAGCGCCCCCATGACAAAGACGAACAGGCGGAACCGGGCCACGGGTATGCCAAGGGTTGATGCCGTCTCGTCCCCGACGGTCATGGCGTTCAGCGCCCCCGCCCGCCAGATCAGCCACAGACCGCAGGCCAGCAGGATCACCAGCGGATAGACCAGCTGGCTCCACTGTGCGAGGCCCAGGCCGCCCAGCATCCAGAACACGACCGTATGGGTCGCGCGCGGATCACCCAGAAAGATCAGGACATTGGCGGCGGCCATGATGATGAAGGACACCGCCACACCCGCCAGCACCAGGCGGTCGGCACTTGTGGCCTGGGCAAAGCGGGACACCGCCAGCACAATGGCCGTGGCGCCCAACGCCCCCAGAAAGGCCAACAGCGGCACCGTCAGCAACCCCAGGAACAGCCCGGTGTGCAAAAGGGCAAGGATCGCCCCAAAGGCGCCGCCCGACGAAATCCCCAGCAAATGCGGATCGGCCAGCGGATTGCGGGTGACGGCCTGCAGGCTGGCACCCACCATCGCCAGCCCGGCCCCCACCATCATCGCCAGCAACGCGCGGGGAAACCGGATATCCCAGACGATGGCCTCGCGCCCCTGCGACCAGGTCTGCGGGATCAGTCCGGGCGACAGCTTGTTCAGAAACACGCTCCACACCGTCGACAGCGGCACCTGAACCGCGCCCACGGAAATGGCAAACGAAAGCGAGACCAAAAGCGCGGCCAACCCGGCGCACATCAGCACGCCGGTGCGCCCCGGACGTCCGGTCCGGGCCTGGGACACCCTGATTTCGCTCATGCGCTCACGGGGCCCGGAACCCTTCGGCCAGCGTCTTGATGGCCTGGATGTTGCGGGGACCGGGCGTGGCCTCGACATATTCCAGGGTGACAAAGCGGTCGTTCCTGACGGCATCCATGTCGGCAAAGGCGGGGTTGGTCATCAGGAAGGCGCGCTTTTGCGCGGCGGTCACATCGCCATAATTCACGATGACGATGACCTCGGGATTGCGCTCCACCACCTCTTCCCAGGTGACGGTGGCCCAGCTCTTGTCGAAATCCTCCATGATGTTCACGCCACCCGCAGCCTCGATCAGGGCGGTGGGCATGGCATGGCGCCCGGCGGTAAAGGGCGCGTCCTCGCCGCTGTCATATACGAACACGCGCAGGGGCGTGCCGGTCTCCTGCGCCGCGACAAAGGCCGCCAGGTCCGCACGGTAGCCGTCAACCAGGGCGGCGGCACGCGCCTCGACGCCAAAGATGCGGCCAAGGTTCATCAGGTCGGCATACATGTCCTCCATGCTGGCCTTGTCCGTGTCCATGATGTGGGCGCAGGACTCCGTCAGCTCGTAGACATCAATGCCAAACGGGGCCAGCGTCTCCGGCGTCACCTCGCCCCCCACCTTCATCCCGTAATTCCAACCGGCAAAGAAGAAATCGGCATCCGCACCGACAAGAACCTCGCGCGACGGATACTTGGCCGACAGTTCGGGCAACTGCGCCACACCGGCGCGCATGCCCTCATCCAGCGTCTTCCACCCGGAAATACCGGTATAGCCCACCATGCGGTCGGCCAGGCCCAGGACCAGCATCATCTCGGTCAGGTTCACGTCATTGGACACCGCGCGCTCGGGCGGGGCATCAAAGGTGACGGACCGGTTGCAACTCCGGACTGTGGTCGCGGCAGCCGCCAGGCCCGCGGTCAGGCTCAGGGCGAGGGCGGCGGCAATAAAGGTCTTCATGATCAGGGTCCCTTGGTTTGAAGATGAAAGGTCAGGTGGTCGGCGTCGCTGGGGGTCAGGCGCTCGCGCCGGGCGGTCACGCGAAACACGGCCGATACGGCGGCTTCGGACAGCACGTCCTGCGGCGGGCCAAACCCGATGGCCCGCCCCGATTGCAGCAAAAGCACGTCGTCACAGACACCGGCCGCAAGGTTGAGGTCATGCAGGGACGTGACAATGGTCAAGGGCAGTGACCGGATCAGATCAAGGACTTCCAGCTGATGGCGGATGTCCAGATGGTTAGTCGGCTCGTCCAGGATCAGCAGGCGGGGCTCTTGCGCAAGGGCGCGCGCCACCATGACGCGCTGGCGTTCGCCCCCCGACAGGGTGCCCAGATGGCGGTCCGCCAGCCAATGCAGGTCCAGCTGTTCCAGCGCATGCTGCACGATGTCGGCGTCCCGCTTGCCTGCGCCACCCGAAAATCCCTGCCGGTGCGGGGTGCGGCCCAGCGCCACGATCTCGTGCACGGTCAGGGCAAAGTCGCTGGGCTGTTCCTGCAGGACGGCGGCCATGCGCTGGGCTGCCGCGCGGGCGGTCAGGCTCCAGATGTCGTCGCCATCGACATGCACGGTTCCGGTCACCGGCCTGTGGAACCGGTACAGCAGCCGCAGCAACGTGGTCTTTCCGGCCCCGTTCGGCCCGACAATGCCCAGAACACGGCCCGGCGCCAGATCAAAGCTGGTGCGATGCAGCAGCGGATCGTCCCCACGGCGCGGCGACCATGACAGGTCACTGACAGACAGGCGGGCGGCGGTGGTCACGACGCACGCACCTTGCCCGTCTCAATGGCCAGCATGGCGGCAGGCACCCGGGCCAACGTGGTGTCGCGCAGCTTGCCGGGCCGGTCCAGGGACGAACACCACCCATCCTCCAGATCGGCATACAGTCTGGCAAAGGCCAAAAGGTCCTCGATATCGGTGTCGGGATCAATGTCGCCAAACAGATAGGTGGCCTTGCGGGTGCCGTGATAGGCCACGGTGCACGGGCGATCACATCCCGCCATGCAGGCCACGCCAGACACCTCGAAACTGTCGGTCACCGCATCGCCTGCGGTTGTAATGGCCGCGCGCAGACGCGCGATCAGCTCATAACCCGGGCGACACGCGGTGCCCAAGTGCCGGCAAGACGTGCAGATCGTGATGTGATGGTCCATTCGGGCCTCCGCCGCGCAGGGGGCAGAAGGAAACGAAACCATGTCGGTGCGGTATGTGCCGCTGTGCCATCATATGCTCCTGACCAGGCACCCCGCCTGTATCGAGTTAAAGGGCCGACGCGGTCCAGGCGTCGGGGATGGCAGGTCTCCTGACTTGCGGGTCAACGCTTTCCCGAACCTTCCCGGACAGATGTCCAGTGGTCCATATCGGGGTCGCTCACCGCTCACAGTTGCGGGGGCAGTCGCGGATTTGGCGCCTGTCGGACAGGACCGCACCGTGTTCCCTTTTCATCTCTTCGGCCATGGGCCTCCAAGAACCATCGCGAAAACCAAACCGGAATGTTGCGGACGGGTCAATGCACAATCGGCATAGCCATGGATCGTTTTTCGCACGCAGGCGGATGGGGCACCACCCTCGCACCGGCGCATGGGACGATGGGATCGGGCCGGGTCACACGCGTCCGGGACCGGCAGCGCCCTGGCGGGCGTGCGGCACGGGCCATCTTGGTGTGCACCGTCGGACGTCAATTGATCGGCCATGACGCCTTGCATCTGAACACCGCGTCCGAACGACGGGCGTCGCAGGACCGAACCGGACGGGGCCAGATATGCGACACTCCATGATCAACGTACGCCGTCTGCAAACAATCCGCGCGCAGAAATCGTTTGGGCTGCGTCGGTCTGGACCCCACGCAATGTGGAAACCACCGGTGCCACCCGTCGTCCGATGCGCAATGCCGCTGGTCCCGACACCGTGCCGGTCTGTCCCCCCCAGGGGCCGGGCACGGGGCGGCCTGACCGTCAAGGCACGCGCGCGGACCAGCGCAGGTGCCACGTACCGATGGCACTCCCGACATTCGCCAACTGCACAAATGCCGCGCTCCCGACAGCCCCGCGCCACCGCGCGCCACGGCCGCCTGCCGACACGGCCAGCGGATCGCACGGTTTTTCAAGCCGCACGCATCGCTGCCCGGGTGCGGTCCGGTCCGGTCGGCAACGCGTCACCCGCCGCGCGCGCGGCAGATCGGCGGCAGACCAGATCCGGATGTGGTTGATGCGTCCAGGATCGGGACGGGCCGTTCAGGATACAGGCACTATGACACCGTTGATGATGCTGGCGCGTCCACGGTGTCTGCCGGGGGCGTTGGTGCCGCGCGCGCCAACGTGATGGCCCGCGCCGCACGGGTCTGACCCGCCATCCTCATGGACAGGCGTGTGATATCATCGCCTGGCATAGACCGCCCGAACAAGTCATTTGCGATCCGGCCAAAGCACCCTTGGCGACGACCGCCTGCCGTCGCAGCCAGCATGCCGGAAATCCGGTTAAAATTTCGCAACTGCAGCGCGCGCAGGTCCAAGCCCCTGATACGGCGCGCAAATCACAAAACTGCCAAAACAGTGTTAAGCCACCGAACACGCTGTCCCCGCGGGGACAGATCAGTCAAACAGGCTGCGCAGCCCCTTCTTGACCTCGTCTTCCAGCTTCTGTTTCGCCGCATCCTCCAGGCTTTGCCCCTCATCCACGACGCCCAGTTCCTCGGCGACCTTTTCGCGGGCCTTGGCCTTCAGCGCCTCCTTCTCCGCCTCCAGCTTTTCGTCCAGCCGCAGGTCAATCGCGGCGTCCAGATCGGGCAGGATGCTGGGGTCCGCCCAGGGACCGCGGATGCGCACGGGGATTGCCAGGTCCGGCCCGTCCTCCCCTTTCAGCGCGGTGGGGGTAAAGAGGTAGTCGATGTCCTGCGCCCCCAATCCGATCCGGCCATTGCCGCGCGCCTCGAAGCTGCGCAGCACCACCAGAAGGTCGTCGTTAAACAGGTTCCCGCCCTCCATCCGGTAGGTCGCGCTCATGTTTTCGAACACCGTCGTGCGGCCGTTGCCGCGCCCGAATTTCAGCAAGCCATCCAGGTCGATCCCCTCGATCGTGCCGCCCGCAACATTGAATGATCCGTTGCCCGACAGCGACCGCATGATCGCATCCACGTTTTGACCGACGCCCAGAAATTTCAGGTCCAGGTTCGCCTGCCCCGTCAGCATGTCGAGGTCGGCGGCATCCGCAAGGAAAGGCTGCACCGAAAGCCCGCGCATGTTCATGTTGCCCCCCACGCTCAGGCCCGAACGGTTGTTGATCACGAATTCGCCCACCAGCGTGCCGCCATAGGCCGCGACCTCGCGCAGTTCGAACACCATGCGGCGGTTGTCATTGCGCAAGAGGGTGCGGGTCTGGCCCAGCTTGAACTGACCAAGGTCGATGGAGGACGCGGTCAGCGCGATCTCTCCGTTGAAGGCCGCAAGCCCGCTCGCGTCGATGGGGTCCTTGGGCCAGCCTGTCCCCGCGGGGGCAGCACCGCCTCCGCCGCCAGTGCCGGAGGTCTCTCCTCCCATTGCGCCGCGCAGGTCCAGCGCGCCCGCAACCAGTTGCGCGTTCACGGTCGGAGTGCCGTTCAGACTGATATCTGCCGCCCCGTTCAGCGTGTTGCCGCCAAGGTCGGCCCGCAGGTCGCGCAGGGACAGGCGGCGGTCCGAGGTCAGCGTTATTTCACTTGATATTTCAACAGCTTGTCCCAGTTTCTCAGGCAACCCCGGCGCGGGCAGGCCCAGAGCGGACAGGAAGGCATCGGTGCTTGGCAGATCCATGCCGAGCAGGCCGGCCACGTCGCCCGCGGTGCTGGCGCGACCGTCCAGTGTGACACGCCCGCCTCCTGCCTCGATGACCGCCTGAACCGGTTGGACCTGCCCGGAGATAAATCCGGCAAACGCACCGACGGTCGCGTCCACCTGCACCGCGGTCCCCGCCGGTCGAAGGGTCGCGGCGATGGTTGCGGGGCCCAGACGTTCGGGCCAGTCGAGGGACAGGTCCACGCCGGAGTAGGACAGCGTATCTGACCCTTCTGCGGCATAGATCAGGGTGGCGTCCGTCACCTGCAACTTCTGGATCGACAACGCCTGCGGCGTCGAGGCGGCGCCGGGCGCGGGTGTCTCCGTTTCGATCTGCGCGGCCCCGGACGCATCGGTGAACACCCAGCTGGCCCGCCCGTCCGCACGGCTTTCGAGGCGGATGGTGGGGCGCGTCGCCTCGACATTGGTGATGCGGATTTCGCGGCTCTGGATATAGGCCATCACATCAACGCCGATGGCCGCGTTTTCGGCCGTCAGCATCGGGCCCTGTTCGGACCAGTCGGCATTGCCGACCTCAAGCCCGTCCGCGCGCACGCCCAGCACCGGCCACAGGGTCATGGACACGCCCGTGATGGTCACGTCGCGGCCCGTTGCCTTGCGAATCTGATCGGCGGCAATGGCCCCGATACGGTCGGCCGGCAAAAAGAAGACCGACACCCCGGCCACCAGCACGAGGATCAGGGCAAACCCGACCAGACGCAAAACCCATTTCATGACACTGCTCCCGTTCTGATGACGTGTTGAAATCAGCCTAACGCAGCGTGTGCCTGCACCCCAACCCTTTTCGCGGGTGCAGAGTTCACATATGAGGCACGACATGAGCCAGAACCCGCCTGACTTTCGCCCCGATCTCGCGCCCAAGGCGCGGCTTGAGCAGAATGCGCCCCGCGCCCAACCGGACGGCACCGGCCGCCCCGGCCAGCCGACCATCGGGATGGTCAGTCTGGGGTGCCCCAAGGCGCTGGTGGACAGCGAACGCATCCTGACCCGGCTGCGGGCCGAAGGGTACGGCATCTCGCCCGACTATGCGGGCGCGGATGCGGTGATCGTGAACACATGCGGGTTTCTGGACAGTGCCAAGGCGGAAAGCCTTGAGGCCATTGGCGAGGCGCTGGACGAGAACGGCAAGGTCATCGTGACGGGCTGTCTGGGGGCCGAACCCGAATACATCACCGGCGCACACCCCAAGGTGCTGGCCGTGACGGGGCCGCATCAATACGAACAGGTGCTGGATGCCGTGCACGCCGCCGTGCCGCCGGACCCCGACCCCTTTGTCGATCTGCTGCCCGCCCGCAGCGTCAGCCTGACGCCGCGCCATTTCAGTTACCTCAAGATTTCAGAGGGCTGTAACCACAAGTGCAAGTTCTGCATCATCCCCGACATGCGCGGGCGGCTGCAATCGCGCCCGGCCCATGCGGTGGTGCGCGAGGCGGAAAAGCTGGTCGAGGCGGGCGTGAAAGAGCTGCTGGTGATCTCTCAGGACACCTCGGCCTACGGTGTGGACATCAAACATGCCGAGGATCGGGGGCACCGGGCGCATATCACCGACCTTGCGCGTGATCTGGGGTCCTTGGGCGCTTGGACAAGGCTGCACTATGTCTATCCTTATCCACATGTGCGCGAGCTTATTCCGTTGATGGCGGAGGGGTTGGTCTTGCCCTATCTCGACATTCCCTTCCAACATGCCCACACCGACACGTTGCGCCGCATGGCGCGGCCTGCGGCTGCGGAACGGACGCTGGACCGGATCGCGGAGTGGCGCGACATCTGTCCCGAGATCACGTTGCGGTCCACTTTCATCGTGGGCTACCCCGGCGAGACGGAGGCGGAATTCCAGACCCTTCTGGACTGGATGGACGAGGCGCAACTGGATCGCGTCGGCTGTTTTCAATACGAAAACGTCGATGGCGCGCGGTCGAACGCGTTGCCCGATCATGTGGCGCCCGAGGTCAAGCAGGAGCGGTGGGATCGCTTCATGGAAAAGGCGCAGTCGATTTCCCAGGCCAAGCTGGCGGCCAAGGTGGGCATGCGCATGGATGTGATCGTGGACGAGGTCGACGCCGAGGCCGCGACCTGCCGCACCAAGGCCGACGCGCCCGAGATCGACGGCAACCTGTTCATTGACGAGGGGTTCGAGCACCTGACCCCCGGCGATATCGTCACTGTCGAGGTGGACGAGGCGGGTGACTATGACCTGTGGGGCACGCGGGTTTAGGGCGGACCAGCATCCGCCTTGGGATTGGCACGTTTTTCAGATATTTCCGTGGCTTGGCCACCGCATGTCGCGCGTGGTCGTGCAGGATGGTTGCAATTTGGGCTAAATGTTCTATATTTGTTCTCAACCCCAAGCGCAAGCGAGGAGAACGCCCATGTCGATCCATCCCACCCTTCCCGGCCTGTTCGAGCCGGTGCAGACCGCCCTGCCACTGGATGTGGCACCTGCAACCGACAAGCAGATCGCCTATGCCCGCACGTTGGCGGCAAGAACCGGGCGCGCCGTGCCCACGGCGTTGTTTGGCGACAGGGCGGGGTTGTCGGCGTGGATTGATCGGGCCAAGCCGAAGGCAGCCGAGGGCCGGTTTTCGGCCTATCCCAGTGCAAAACAGGTGCAGTTTGCCGAGCGTATTGCACGGCTGAAACGGCGCGAGGTGCCGCCTGAGTGTTTCAAGGACAAGTCCCTGATGGCACGGTGGATCGATGGCAACAAACCGCGGTGACTGCGACGCTTTGACTGTGGTCGGGGGACGTTGCGCGCATATCTTCGACATATGAGTGATGACACCCGCGTTCTGTACAATGCCGACTGTCCGGTCTGCAATTTCGAGATCAGCCACTATGCCAGGTATAGCGGTGATCAGGCCCTGCCCATTCGGTTCGAGGACCTGAACCGGGCCGAGATGGCCGATTGGGGAATGGACCGGGATGCCGCTGCGCGCAGGCTGTACGTGCTGAAGGACGGGCAGATGTATGGCGGCATTCCCGCCTTCATCGTGTTGTGGCAGGACATGCCCCGCTATCGCTGGCTGGCCCGCATCGTGGCCCTGCCCGGCGTGCATTGGCTGGCATCGAAGGCCTATGACCATGTGCTGGCGCCGCTGATCTACCGCTGGCACCTGCGCCGCCAAAGGGCAGCGACGTCAACCCCTTCGTGAGGAATTGTGCATAGACCGAGCGTGTTTTGACGGTCAGGGTGGTGCCATGCCTTATCCATATTCCGTTCGTGAAACCGTGGCCGATGCGTCGGTGCACATGCTTGGCCTTGGGGCGGGTGTGACCGGTGCCGCCATGCTGATCATGCATGTGGCGCAGACCCATGGGGCGGCGCAGATCGCGGCGACCAGTGTGTATGCGGGGTTGGCGGTGTTCGCGCTTTTGGCTTCGGCCCTCTATCACCTGCTGCCGTGGGAGGCGTCGCGCCCGGTGTTTCACCGCATCGATCACGCGGCCATTTACCTCAAGATTGCGGGCACCTACACGCCGCTGGTCGTGCTGATCGGGTCCGCCTTTTCCTATGTGGTTCTGACGGCGGTGTGGGCTGTGGCGCTGGTGGGCGCGGTGGCCAAGCTGAGCTTTTGGGCCACGGATGCGCGCGGGTCGCTGGCGCTGTATCTGGCGATGGGATGGGCCAGTGTGCTGCTGATCTGGCCGATGTGGCAGAACTTGCCCGGCGCCTCGACCGCGTTGATCGTGATGGGCGGGGGCCTTTATTCGCTGGGCACGGTGTTTTACGCGATGAAGGCGCTGCGCTTCCAGAACGCGATCTGGCACAGCTTTGTGCTGGCGGCCTCGGCCTGTTTCTTTGGCGCGGTGGCGTTGGGCGTATCAGCCTGAGCGGCGGGCGAGGGCTGCGAACTGGTCGGCGTTGCGGCAATAGCCGGGCGTTTCGGACACCGCGCCGGCCTGCGCCTTGAGCCATGCGGCACAGGTGTCGGGCCGGGTACAGCCCGCGCAGCGCAAAACCAGATCCGAGATGTCACCGGGGCTGAGATCGCCGCGCAATGCGGCCTCTTGCAGGTCGACGCCGCGGGCGGCGGCCATGCGATCAACGAGATCGGCGTGGGTCTTGAGGCGGGCATCGGACATGGGTGTCCCTTTCGCTTTGGCACGGATGGACCCACTGTGGGGCGTGGCCCGCAGCCCCACCTTGATCCATGTCAAAGCGCGTCGAGATAGGCCTTTACGCAGGTCTGCACGTGGCGAAATCGGTCCCCGCCCAGATGTTTGCCGCCGTACCACCGGGTCACGACGATCAGGTGATCGCTCAGCCCCTCGCGTTCGAGCATCCGCAGGATGACCATGCCGGCCCCGGCTTCGCCATCGTCGCCCTTGATGGGGCCGCCTGACGACAGCACTGCACCCCATGTGTTGTGGGTGGCCCTGGCATAGGTCCTGTCCCGCTTCAGCGCCTTGAGGGCTGCGTCGATCTCCAACCGGGATGTGACCGGACAGCCCGCCACGGCGTATCTGGACCCCCGGTCGGTCAGCACATGCCCCACCTGTTTCAAGGTCGGGTTTCCCGGACCCGACAGGGCCGGTCGCATGTGCTACCTGATCCGCATTTGATGACGCACAGACTTTT
The DNA window shown above is from uncultured Tateyamaria sp. and carries:
- the gcvH gene encoding glycine cleavage system protein GcvH — translated: MKYTEEHEWLLAEGDTFIVGITEHATTQLGDLVFVELPEVGETVTKDEEIVVIESVKAASDIMAPLDGEITEVNDALVDDPSLANSDPLGAGWFFKIRPSDPSQLESFLDEAAYTALIG
- the gcvT gene encoding glycine cleavage system aminomethyltransferase GcvT codes for the protein MTGLRQTPLYALHAELGAKMVPFAGYEMPVQYALGVMKEHLHTRARAGLFDVSHMGQVRVQGTRYAEAATALEALIPVDILGLGDGRQRYGFFTNEDGGIEDDLMLAHRGDHVFMVVNAACKDADIAAMKDALEPALTVTEITDRALLALQGPAAERVLARLDQRAADMAFMDVATLDLNGVEAWVSRSGYTGEDGYEISVPAKEAEALARALLTDPDVEPIGLGARDSLRLEAGLCLYGHDIDAMTTPVEAGLTWVIQKVRRVGGDRAGGFPGADRILRQIEDGVENRRVGLVPEGRAPMREGVPLFDTDDSAEPVGTVTSGGFGPTVGGPVAMGHVSADYARPGTTLFGELRGRRLPVTVTKLPFTPANFKR
- a CDS encoding iron ABC transporter permease, with protein sequence MCAGLAALLVSLSFAISVGAVQVPLSTVWSVFLNKLSPGLIPQTWSQGREAIVWDIRFPRALLAMMVGAGLAMVGASLQAVTRNPLADPHLLGISSGGAFGAILALLHTGLFLGLLTVPLLAFLGALGATAIVLAVSRFAQATSADRLVLAGVAVSFIIMAAANVLIFLGDPRATHTVVFWMLGGLGLAQWSQLVYPLVILLACGLWLIWRAGALNAMTVGDETASTLGIPVARFRLFVFVMGALITGVMVAFSGIIGFVGLMVPHVVRMLVGGDYRRVLPGSALIGAIFLLWADIAARTVMAPEDMPIGIVTGLVGGVFFVWLLGRKTAA
- a CDS encoding ABC transporter substrate-binding protein produces the protein MKTFIAAALALSLTAGLAAAATTVRSCNRSVTFDAPPERAVSNDVNLTEMMLVLGLADRMVGYTGISGWKTLDEGMRAGVAQLPELSAKYPSREVLVGADADFFFAGWNYGMKVGGEVTPETLAPFGIDVYELTESCAHIMDTDKASMEDMYADLMNLGRIFGVEARAAALVDGYRADLAAFVAAQETGTPLRVFVYDSGEDAPFTAGRHAMPTALIEAAGGVNIMEDFDKSWATVTWEEVVERNPEVIVIVNYGDVTAAQKRAFLMTNPAFADMDAVRNDRFVTLEYVEATPGPRNIQAIKTLAEGFRAP
- a CDS encoding ABC transporter ATP-binding protein, which codes for MTTAARLSVSDLSWSPRRGDDPLLHRTSFDLAPGRVLGIVGPNGAGKTTLLRLLYRFHRPVTGTVHVDGDDIWSLTARAAAQRMAAVLQEQPSDFALTVHEIVALGRTPHRQGFSGGAGKRDADIVQHALEQLDLHWLADRHLGTLSGGERQRVMVARALAQEPRLLILDEPTNHLDIRHQLEVLDLIRSLPLTIVTSLHDLNLAAGVCDDVLLLQSGRAIGFGPPQDVLSEAAVSAVFRVTARRERLTPSDADHLTFHLQTKGP
- a CDS encoding DUF1636 domain-containing protein, yielding MDHHITICTSCRHLGTACRPGYELIARLRAAITTAGDAVTDSFEVSGVACMAGCDRPCTVAYHGTRKATYLFGDIDPDTDIEDLLAFARLYADLEDGWCSSLDRPGKLRDTTLARVPAAMLAIETGKVRAS